One Thomasclavelia spiroformis DSM 1552 DNA window includes the following coding sequences:
- a CDS encoding TIGR02677 family protein: MEISNKLTKAIKEVNYLRVENAARYRVIMRYFFLEYEKIHYWLHKEDIYEMMTGLDEFQNYTMDLCQQDLQSLVEWGNLTAIQDSQKVKTVEDFKNRKYRYQLTEYSVEIERLTIRLENLEIEGASLEPTLLERIYQNLCQINEVKNKKDSEIHAWLQYLINDFITLNQNYQDYIKTLNSAKAEELMKTEAFLVYKDKLISYLRSFVKTMQETGNLIALQLESIDQNLLEKLINQAVKYELSIPRIDVELDEKNIYDNYCGKWDSFYRWFVGKEGQNEIDRLNDITNEIIRKITRYATQIVELNNRGSNRKEQYEHLAKIFLKCRDINEAHCLSAYVFGVSDCLHLKNLSPRETDNINSGVYDEKPDTLKFDSHSRIVRKKTIRKPSTDYTLEKRMQQLEIEENIAKQKEKINKLIINNQIAFNNLPVIDEQTRKTLLSWLSKGLAQTNRKAKTDDGKEFYIDEQEIDEECVVKCYDGNFIMPSYKIVFLEETNEY; the protein is encoded by the coding sequence ATGGAAATATCAAACAAGTTGACTAAAGCAATTAAAGAAGTCAATTATTTAAGAGTAGAAAATGCAGCACGTTATCGTGTTATCATGCGATATTTCTTCTTAGAATATGAAAAAATACATTATTGGCTTCATAAAGAAGATATTTATGAAATGATGACAGGTCTTGATGAGTTTCAAAATTATACGATGGATTTATGTCAACAAGACTTGCAAAGTTTAGTAGAGTGGGGCAATTTAACTGCTATTCAAGATAGTCAAAAAGTTAAAACTGTTGAGGATTTTAAAAATCGTAAATATCGTTATCAGTTGACAGAATATAGTGTAGAAATTGAACGATTAACTATTCGTCTAGAAAATTTAGAAATTGAAGGCGCTTCATTAGAACCAACATTATTAGAACGAATTTATCAAAATTTATGTCAGATTAATGAAGTGAAAAATAAAAAAGATAGTGAAATTCATGCTTGGTTGCAATATTTAATTAATGATTTTATTACTTTAAATCAAAACTATCAGGATTATATTAAAACTTTAAATAGCGCTAAAGCTGAAGAATTAATGAAAACTGAAGCGTTTTTAGTTTATAAAGATAAATTAATTAGTTATTTAAGGTCATTTGTTAAAACAATGCAAGAAACAGGTAATTTAATTGCTTTGCAATTAGAAAGTATCGATCAAAATCTTTTAGAGAAATTAATTAATCAAGCAGTTAAATATGAATTATCAATTCCAAGAATTGATGTTGAATTAGATGAAAAAAACATATATGACAATTATTGTGGAAAATGGGACAGTTTTTATCGCTGGTTTGTTGGAAAAGAAGGCCAAAATGAAATTGATCGTTTAAATGATATTACTAACGAAATCATTCGTAAAATAACTCGATATGCCACTCAGATTGTTGAATTAAATAATCGTGGTTCTAATCGTAAAGAACAATATGAACATTTAGCGAAAATTTTTTTAAAATGTCGTGATATAAATGAAGCTCATTGTCTAAGTGCTTATGTTTTTGGAGTTAGTGATTGTTTACATTTAAAAAACCTTAGTCCAAGAGAGACTGATAATATAAATAGTGGCGTTTATGATGAAAAACCAGATACTCTAAAATTTGATAGTCACTCTAGAATTGTGCGTAAAAAAACAATAAGAAAACCATCAACAGATTATACATTAGAAAAAAGAATGCAGCAGTTAGAAATTGAAGAAAATATCGCCAAACAAAAAGAAAAGATAAATAAATTAATCATCAATAATCAAATTGCTTTCAATAATTTACCAGTGATTGATGAACAAACGCGTAAAACATTATTATCATGGTTATCAAAAGGGTTAGCTCAGACAAATCGAAAAGCTAAAACTGATGATGGTAAAGAATTTTACATTGACGAGCAAGAAATTGATGAAGAATGTGTTGTAAAATGTTATGATGGTAATTTTATAATGCCATCATATAAAATTGTTTTCTTGGAGGAAACTAATGAATACTAA
- a CDS encoding ATP-binding protein, which yields MNSDSYVTTLLYIKYFINCNDLILQLKRAHLENRLETRLKFFAKYKLLIIDEVGFLPLDSESSNLLFQLITKRYEKHSTIITTNKSLSHWGEVFGDNVLANAILDRLIHHSHIINITGRSYRTKDKMSMIEDKDHNNQNW from the coding sequence GTGAACAGTGATTCGTACGTTACCACTCTTCTCTATATAAAATATTTCATAAACTGCAACGATCTCATTCTGCAGCTAAAAAGAGCCCATCTAGAAAACAGGCTAGAAACACGACTGAAATTCTTCGCAAAATATAAGCTTCTTATCATAGATGAGGTAGGATTTCTTCCACTGGATAGCGAATCATCGAATCTTCTTTTTCAGCTGATAACAAAAAGGTATGAGAAACATTCAACAATCATAACAACCAACAAATCACTGTCACACTGGGGAGAGGTTTTTGGTGATAATGTATTAGCGAATGCAATCTTAGACAGACTTATCCATCATTCACATATCATAAATATCACAGGAAGGTCATATCGAACAAAGGATAAGATGTCCATGATTGAAGATAAAGATCATAACAACCAGAACTGGTGA
- a CDS encoding TIGR02680 family protein, with protein MSVSRWKMNRLGLVDFWCYEDDEFDFENGHMLLRGSNGSGKSVTMQSMIPLLLDGNRSSERLDPFGTRSRKMDTYLIDENSDRDERIGYLYLEFKRLASDVYKTIGMGIRARKNKPLETWYFVIEDNRRVNIDFKLMENHFTLTKKQLENVLGNQVISSQKEYMQKVNDSLFGFENIDDYKDAIDLLLQLRSPKLSNSLSPSKINEILAQSLQPLSEDDLRPMSEAITSMDNLQDDLQNLNTSYDAAKRINQAYDVYNKVILVDKWQKFNRENEQQNRIIKEIKDKEVNLNKIDIEYHQLQEELQKNKINLEIKQSEKKDLINPNIENMHSELVNLKDQNKTISIQITQKEDQHENKSNKVIDLQNQIEKYQNEMYQLEKEFNQITNTLNRIIEDFPFSEHSVLKEVLDNNEKIDFEYTKKCLKQEKNNTQNIINLFNQYDSIQEQIKDIDDEITIYNSKLAKWDQKYQNAMNQYSNCVNQYQEYFYQFSQTNHILKLSSLDIETMTSYLIDYEYNQEYMSIYNIVHNNYLKHLEQFTNELASLKTTLKSHYEQYQTLENEYQNWLNKTDIEPVRDELTTLYRHNLSKKQIEYMPLFKLLEFDQNLDQDEKNKIEEFLTQMHLLDAIIIEEKWQELLLNNGDLGHDYYLWTKNSLSDLKPVLLKVPFDKNSLLQSLEQLGIQLSGNLDINERYFKNGVLEGSIDGNINSSYIGFQSREQFRQKKLEQLKQELEDEKHQIEIIDNKINTLNGSVILLKQEMQSFKDEKELKITYLQIERTQKEIDFIQDKINQLTKHKNEKEKNLENIYQQIKQGCNVLLINVSKGALINRLENIEEYDNSLDELKNNLDHINNINSLLTINQDNLLEFQVDVDFLNAEIIKLKHNYQINSGKINNIEQQLKEAGYTDLQQKLEQLDQEIVTLQQAIEDNVSLSSTKKAEQSYNKDELINLKEQLTLQEKYTKKYHDILMQEVQYGFIFKEDDNLFKNLKQLTSKIKINKPVNEYATSLQGVFFEQASYLSQYHLTHEVDELCHEADDVTGHFIIKATYLGKKIPFIELLNILQERIESQKMLIQEEDRHIFEEILVNTIGKKIRDRIQASRRWIDKMERYIKDMNTSSGLQLTLKWQSKKSIDDDELDIQNLVKLLEKDYRILKDSDRQKISQHFRTKIENARRLSLDENISASFHQLIREVMDYRQWFEFVLYAKKPNENRKELTNRIFFAYSGGEKAISMYVPLFSAVAAKFESARFDAPHLIALDEAFAGVDENNIDNLFALITKFDFDYIMNSQVLWGDYPSCPSLAIYELFRPNNAPFVTKIAYKWNGHERRVVIK; from the coding sequence ATGAGTGTAAGTCGATGGAAAATGAATCGTTTAGGATTAGTTGATTTCTGGTGTTATGAAGATGATGAGTTTGATTTTGAAAACGGTCATATGTTACTTAGAGGTAGTAATGGGAGCGGTAAATCGGTTACAATGCAAAGTATGATTCCTTTATTGTTAGATGGAAACCGTAGTAGTGAACGACTAGATCCATTTGGTACCCGCTCTAGAAAAATGGACACTTATCTAATCGATGAAAATTCTGACCGTGATGAAAGAATTGGTTATTTATATTTAGAATTTAAAAGATTGGCCAGTGATGTTTATAAAACCATTGGAATGGGTATAAGAGCTCGTAAAAATAAGCCACTAGAAACCTGGTATTTTGTAATTGAAGATAATCGACGGGTTAATATTGATTTTAAATTAATGGAAAACCATTTTACTTTAACAAAAAAACAATTGGAAAATGTACTTGGTAATCAAGTTATTTCTAGTCAAAAAGAATATATGCAAAAAGTAAATGATAGTTTATTTGGATTTGAAAATATTGATGATTATAAAGATGCCATTGATTTATTATTACAATTACGATCTCCTAAATTATCTAATTCTTTAAGCCCATCAAAAATTAATGAAATATTAGCTCAATCATTGCAACCACTAAGTGAAGATGATTTACGACCAATGAGTGAAGCGATAACCAGTATGGATAATCTGCAAGATGATTTACAAAATTTAAATACCAGTTATGATGCAGCTAAACGCATAAATCAGGCTTATGATGTTTATAATAAAGTTATTTTAGTTGATAAGTGGCAAAAATTTAATCGTGAAAACGAGCAACAAAATCGTATTATAAAAGAAATCAAAGATAAAGAGGTAAATTTAAATAAAATCGATATTGAATATCATCAATTACAAGAAGAATTGCAAAAAAATAAAATTAATTTAGAAATTAAACAAAGCGAAAAGAAAGATTTGATAAATCCAAACATTGAAAACATGCATAGTGAATTAGTAAATTTAAAAGATCAAAATAAAACAATTTCTATCCAAATTACTCAAAAAGAAGACCAGCATGAAAATAAATCTAATAAAGTAATTGATTTACAAAATCAGATTGAAAAATACCAAAATGAAATGTATCAGTTAGAAAAAGAATTCAATCAAATTACCAATACATTAAATCGTATTATTGAAGATTTTCCTTTTAGCGAACATAGTGTTCTTAAAGAAGTCTTAGATAATAATGAAAAAATAGACTTTGAGTACACTAAAAAATGTTTAAAACAAGAAAAAAATAACACCCAAAATATTATTAATTTATTTAATCAATACGATTCGATTCAAGAACAAATAAAAGATATTGATGATGAAATAACAATATATAATTCTAAATTAGCTAAATGGGATCAAAAATATCAAAATGCAATGAATCAATATTCAAATTGCGTTAATCAATATCAAGAATATTTTTATCAATTCAGTCAAACAAACCACATTTTAAAACTTAGCAGTTTAGATATCGAAACAATGACTAGCTACTTGATTGATTATGAATACAATCAAGAATATATGTCAATATATAACATTGTTCATAATAATTATCTAAAGCATTTGGAACAATTCACAAATGAGTTGGCTTCATTAAAAACAACGTTAAAATCGCATTATGAACAATATCAAACATTAGAAAATGAATATCAAAACTGGCTTAATAAAACTGATATTGAACCTGTTCGTGATGAATTAACAACATTATACCGTCATAATTTATCTAAAAAACAAATCGAATATATGCCACTATTTAAATTATTGGAATTTGATCAGAATTTAGACCAAGATGAAAAAAATAAAATAGAAGAATTCTTAACACAGATGCATTTATTAGATGCAATTATTATTGAAGAAAAGTGGCAGGAATTATTGCTCAATAATGGTGACTTAGGACATGATTATTATTTATGGACTAAAAATAGTCTTAGTGATTTAAAACCAGTACTTTTAAAAGTACCATTTGATAAAAATAGTTTATTACAATCATTAGAACAATTAGGAATTCAATTATCAGGAAATTTAGATATCAATGAAAGATATTTTAAAAATGGTGTTCTCGAAGGTTCTATTGATGGAAACATTAATTCTAGTTATATTGGTTTTCAAAGCCGCGAACAATTTCGTCAAAAGAAATTAGAACAATTAAAGCAAGAATTAGAAGATGAAAAGCATCAAATTGAAATAATTGATAATAAAATTAACACTTTAAACGGCTCAGTTATTTTACTAAAACAAGAAATGCAATCTTTTAAAGATGAAAAAGAACTTAAAATTACATATCTACAAATAGAAAGAACCCAAAAAGAAATTGATTTTATTCAAGATAAAATCAATCAACTAACTAAGCATAAAAATGAAAAAGAAAAAAATCTTGAAAATATCTATCAACAAATAAAACAAGGCTGTAATGTACTATTGATCAATGTTTCTAAAGGTGCATTAATAAATCGACTTGAAAACATTGAAGAATATGATAATAGTTTAGATGAGTTGAAAAATAATCTTGATCATATTAATAACATAAACTCACTATTAACAATCAATCAGGATAATTTATTAGAATTTCAAGTGGACGTTGATTTTTTAAATGCAGAAATAATTAAGTTAAAACATAACTATCAAATAAATTCAGGTAAGATTAATAATATTGAACAACAACTAAAGGAAGCAGGTTATACCGATTTACAACAAAAATTAGAACAGCTTGATCAAGAAATAGTCACTTTGCAACAAGCAATCGAAGATAATGTTTCTTTATCTTCAACAAAAAAAGCTGAACAATCTTATAATAAAGATGAATTAATTAACTTAAAGGAACAATTAACATTACAAGAAAAATATACTAAAAAATATCATGACATTTTAATGCAGGAAGTTCAATATGGCTTTATTTTTAAAGAAGATGATAATTTGTTTAAAAATTTAAAACAATTAACTAGTAAAATAAAAATAAATAAACCTGTTAATGAATATGCAACTAGTTTGCAGGGAGTTTTTTTTGAACAAGCTTCATATTTATCACAGTATCATTTGACTCATGAAGTTGATGAATTATGTCATGAAGCTGATGATGTAACTGGTCATTTTATTATTAAAGCTACTTATTTGGGAAAGAAAATTCCTTTTATTGAATTACTAAATATTCTGCAAGAACGAATTGAATCACAAAAAATGTTAATTCAAGAAGAGGATCGACATATTTTTGAAGAGATTCTAGTAAATACGATTGGTAAAAAAATAAGGGACCGTATTCAGGCTAGTCGACGCTGGATCGATAAAATGGAACGTTACATTAAAGATATGAATACTAGTAGCGGATTGCAATTGACTTTAAAATGGCAAAGTAAAAAATCTATAGATGATGATGAATTAGATATTCAAAATTTAGTTAAATTATTAGAAAAAGATTATCGTATTTTAAAAGATAGTGATCGTCAAAAAATTTCTCAGCATTTTAGAACCAAAATTGAAAACGCTCGCCGGTTAAGCCTTGATGAAAATATCTCTGCTTCATTTCATCAATTAATTAGAGAGGTAATGGATTATCGCCAATGGTTCGAATTTGTATTATACGCAAAAAAACCTAATGAAAATCGTAAAGAACTGACTAATCGAATCTTTTTTGCTTATAGTGGTGGTGAAAAAGCAATTTCGATGTATGTCCCATTGTTCTCTGCTGTTGCTGCTAAATTTGAAAGTGCTAGATTCGATGCGCCACATTTAATTGCTTTAGATGAAGCTTTTGCTGGAGTTGACGAAAATAATATTGATAATCTATTTGCATTAATTACTAAATTTGATTTTGATTATATTATGAATTCACAGGTTTTATGGGGAGATTATCCATCTTGTCCATCACTAGCTATTTATGAACTATTTAGACCTAATAATGCTCCATTTGTTACTAAAATCGCTTATAAATGGAATGGTCATGAACGACGGGTTGTTATTAAATGA
- a CDS encoding TIGR02679 domain-containing protein has translation MMLKECIEYFKHPGFKRFNQAWIKKYQSLGHLGGQITLFNLSSLEKETIGAFLGTDLSNGTLKISYRKFNQLLQETKFEGIDYLDVLNHLDNKPIITNKEIKSKKILLIENFKEYFLTKYSQDHCYPWLLAYLNNDAQVNRYIYKNKNEFLKELDKIATALNNLPVYQNQYLLLPVFSQRITGDPHFFDQDFHKKLLIDGITVLLKTDKQKLTLHNINDILFQAGLLKDDLSNNCYICHLKPDTASNWEGFYQNYEPWNMNLYNLMQVKQKFKAMNVYIVENPSVFRVLVNYIKDKQLDVGLICSNGQINLCTYMLLDYLSQSGCILYYAGDFDPEGLLISDKLKQRYLDTLNLWGYSKENFYQILSKQQHLFSKRMKKLYNLQTPVLKDIADLIIKNAAFGYQEGLISFYKKTIR, from the coding sequence ATGATGTTAAAAGAATGTATTGAATATTTTAAACATCCTGGCTTTAAAAGATTCAATCAAGCTTGGATTAAAAAATATCAAAGTTTGGGACATTTAGGTGGTCAAATTACTTTATTTAATTTATCATCTTTAGAAAAAGAAACAATTGGTGCTTTTCTTGGAACTGATTTATCTAATGGAACATTAAAAATAAGTTATAGAAAATTTAATCAATTATTACAAGAAACAAAATTTGAAGGAATAGATTATCTTGATGTTTTAAATCATTTAGATAATAAACCAATTATTACCAATAAAGAAATAAAATCTAAAAAAATACTATTAATTGAAAACTTTAAAGAGTATTTTTTGACCAAGTATAGTCAAGATCACTGTTATCCGTGGTTATTAGCATATTTAAATAATGATGCTCAAGTAAATCGGTATATTTATAAAAATAAAAATGAGTTTTTAAAAGAATTAGATAAGATTGCTACAGCATTAAATAACTTACCAGTTTATCAAAATCAATATCTTTTATTACCAGTTTTTAGTCAGAGAATCACTGGAGATCCACATTTTTTTGATCAGGATTTTCATAAAAAACTATTAATAGATGGAATCACAGTATTATTAAAAACTGATAAACAAAAACTCACATTACATAATATAAACGATATATTATTTCAAGCAGGATTACTAAAAGACGATTTGTCAAATAACTGTTATATTTGCCATCTTAAGCCGGACACTGCTTCAAATTGGGAAGGGTTTTATCAAAACTATGAGCCATGGAATATGAATCTCTATAATTTGATGCAAGTAAAACAAAAGTTTAAAGCAATGAATGTTTATATTGTTGAAAATCCATCAGTTTTTCGGGTCTTAGTAAATTATATTAAAGATAAGCAGCTAGATGTAGGATTGATTTGTAGTAATGGACAAATTAATCTATGTACGTATATGTTATTAGATTATTTAAGCCAAAGTGGATGTATCCTATATTATGCAGGTGATTTTGATCCAGAGGGATTACTAATTAGTGATAAATTGAAACAAAGATATTTAGATACACTTAATTTGTGGGGATATAGTAAAGAAAATTTTTATCAAATTTTATCTAAGCAACAACATCTTTTTAGTAAAAGAATGAAAAAGCTTTATAATCTTCAAACTCCTGTATTAAAAGATATTGCTGATTTAATAATTAAAAATGCTGCTTTTGGCTATCAGGAAGGTCTAATTTCTTTCTATAAAAAAACAATTAGGTAA
- a CDS encoding transposase — protein sequence MTLTISRVFECGKCHDCKVKEKCTKAKEQRKIQINYALNEMQDKVDENLGTEEGKEMKKQRSIQSEGTFGIIKQNMDYVRLKRRGNINVKTELLLIGIAYNIRKYHNKKMKKKEMSIS from the coding sequence TTGACATTAACAATCAGCAGAGTATTCGAGTGTGGTAAATGTCATGACTGTAAAGTAAAAGAAAAATGTACAAAGGCAAAGGAGCAAAGAAAAATACAGATAAATTATGCCTTAAATGAAATGCAGGATAAAGTAGATGAAAATCTTGGAACCGAAGAAGGAAAAGAGATGAAAAAGCAAAGAAGTATACAGTCAGAAGGGACATTTGGAATAATAAAGCAGAATATGGATTATGTCCGATTAAAAAGAAGAGGGAACATAAATGTAAAAACAGAACTGCTGTTAATAGGGATTGCCTATAATATACGAAAATACCACAATAAAAAGATGAAAAAGAAGGAGATGTCAATTTCCTAA
- a CDS encoding response regulator transcription factor, whose protein sequence is MVVEASNGDEAISKINNDIDLIILDIMMPNRGGITTCIEIRENYDMLILFLTVKSTEYDKYIGLSMGGDDYLSKPFSKIELLARISSLIKRYQVYQNKQSKNSPLKNNYIYIKDLRIDKYASRVYKNNQEITLTNIGYKILMLLAQHKNKIFTLENLYESIWHESYDSSKSSQYIKNVWGRGYCIEEDK, encoded by the coding sequence ATTGTTGTAGAAGCATCTAATGGTGATGAAGCAATTAGCAAAATAAATAATGATATCGATTTGATCATTTTAGATATTATGATGCCTAATAGAGGTGGAATAACAACATGTATTGAAATTAGAGAAAATTATGACATGCTGATATTATTTTTAACTGTTAAGAGTACTGAATATGACAAATATATTGGTTTATCTATGGGTGGTGATGATTATTTATCAAAACCATTTTCAAAAATAGAATTACTTGCACGAATTTCTTCTTTGATTAAAAGATATCAAGTATATCAAAATAAGCAAAGTAAAAACTCACCATTAAAAAATAATTACATATATATCAAAGATTTACGAATTGATAAATATGCTTCAAGAGTTTATAAAAACAATCAAGAAATAACTCTTACAAATATCGGATATAAAATATTAATGTTATTAGCACAGCATAAAAATAAAATATTTACTTTAGAAAATTTGTATGAAAGTATTTGGCATGAATCATATGATTCTTCAAAAAGTTCTCAATATATAAAGAATGTGTGGGGAAGGGGATATTGCATTGAAGAGGATAAATAA
- a CDS encoding group II intron maturase-specific domain-containing protein yields MKKRIKEITKRNRPISSKELAKELKEYITGWVNYYRIANMSKHLREIDSWMRRRIRMIYWKRWKLVRTRYRNLQKLGINKSKAWEWANTRKSYWHIANSFILKRTLTNEVLKIYGFISALDYYNSINL; encoded by the coding sequence ATGAAAAAGAGAATAAAGGAAATCACCAAAAGGAACCGACCAATATCAAGTAAGGAATTAGCTAAAGAGTTAAAAGAATACATTACAGGTTGGGTGAATTACTATAGGATAGCGAATATGAGTAAACATCTAAGGGAAATAGACTCATGGATGAGAAGAAGAATACGAATGATATATTGGAAAAGATGGAAGTTAGTAAGAACAAGGTATAGAAATTTACAAAAACTAGGTATTAATAAAAGTAAGGCATGGGAATGGGCAAACACAAGAAAAAGCTACTGGCACATCGCCAATAGCTTCATACTAAAAAGGACACTTACAAATGAAGTATTAAAAATATACGGATTTATAAGTGCACTAGATTATTACAACTCTATAAACTTATGA
- a CDS encoding TIGR02678 family protein, translating to MNTKEILLSKRWVLKKDDRDMYYRIKDDAKNLKRIFQDNFGYPLISHQNFIKIDKVPGKAEPWMGITEFKSVEEYRILCYILIYLEDKDADEQFILSYLTEFIQMQLNVSEDYWLKFTNRKMFVNVLKFCLKEQLFIQDDGEMEHFIQDENVEVLFENTGLSRYFMRNFVYDIFENQTPQDFMKEDWIGLQQDRGIVRKQRIYRRLMLSCGIYKENENNDDFAFIRHYRKRIQSDFQEICPCELQVYKSSAYLILDEEVRIGKMFPKNNTLDEMIIIIMAYLRKRIKNSDLKKDNNEMVVISISRLKNTIERMIKENESFLPATYRKKSRSLFIEELYQYLIELGFVQVIDDNNIVLYPVIGKLAGNYQEG from the coding sequence ATGAATACTAAAGAAATACTATTATCTAAAAGATGGGTTTTAAAAAAAGATGATCGGGATATGTATTATCGGATTAAAGATGATGCTAAAAATCTAAAAAGAATTTTTCAAGATAATTTTGGATATCCCCTAATTAGCCATCAAAATTTTATAAAAATTGATAAAGTTCCTGGAAAAGCTGAACCTTGGATGGGAATAACTGAATTTAAAAGTGTCGAAGAATACCGGATTTTATGTTATATTTTAATCTATTTAGAAGATAAAGATGCTGATGAACAGTTTATCTTGTCGTATTTGACGGAATTTATTCAAATGCAATTAAATGTTAGTGAAGATTATTGGTTAAAGTTTACTAATCGTAAAATGTTTGTAAATGTTTTAAAATTTTGTTTAAAAGAACAGCTTTTCATTCAAGATGATGGAGAAATGGAACATTTTATTCAAGATGAAAATGTTGAAGTTTTATTTGAAAACACTGGGTTATCCAGATATTTTATGCGTAATTTTGTTTATGATATTTTTGAAAATCAAACTCCTCAGGATTTTATGAAAGAAGATTGGATTGGGTTGCAACAAGATCGTGGAATTGTTAGAAAGCAAAGAATTTATCGAAGACTTATGCTATCGTGTGGAATTTATAAAGAAAATGAAAATAATGATGATTTTGCTTTTATACGTCATTATCGTAAAAGAATCCAAAGCGATTTTCAAGAAATTTGTCCATGTGAATTGCAGGTTTATAAATCTAGTGCCTATTTGATATTAGATGAAGAAGTTAGAATTGGAAAAATGTTTCCCAAAAACAATACCTTAGATGAAATGATCATTATTATTATGGCTTATTTAAGAAAAAGAATTAAAAACTCTGATTTAAAAAAAGATAATAATGAAATGGTCGTTATTTCTATAAGTCGATTAAAAAATACAATTGAAAGAATGATCAAGGAAAATGAAAGCTTTTTACCAGCAACATATCGAAAAAAAAGTCGATCACTATTTATTGAAGAATTATATCAATATTTAATCGAATTAGGGTTTGTACAAGTAATAGACGATAATAATATAGTATTATATCCAGTAATTGGAAAGTTAGCTGGGAATTATCAGGAGGGATAG